A genomic segment from Nodularia sphaerocarpa UHCC 0038 encodes:
- a CDS encoding YbjQ family protein, whose protein sequence is MIVTTTDVIQGAVIESYLGIVTAEVVYGSNFIRDFFASIRDIIGGRTASYERLFEQGQQKAIEELKQRAQRLGADAVIGIEFDTGTINLNVDQTGVLLLITATGTAVKMR, encoded by the coding sequence ATGATTGTAACTACGACAGATGTGATTCAAGGTGCTGTGATTGAATCATATTTAGGTATTGTGACGGCAGAAGTCGTCTACGGTAGTAATTTCATCCGAGACTTTTTTGCCAGCATTCGAGATATTATCGGTGGTCGGACTGCTAGCTATGAGCGTCTATTTGAGCAGGGTCAACAAAAGGCAATAGAAGAATTAAAACAACGCGCCCAGCGTTTAGGCGCAGATGCTGTAATTGGTATTGAATTTGATACTGGCACAATCAATCTCAATGTTGATCAGACCGGAGTTTTGTTGCTGATTACAGCCACAGGTACTGCTGTAAAAATGCGTTAG
- a CDS encoding NAD+ synthase, with protein MKITIAQLNPTIGDLPGNAQKILSAAQEASAKGARLLLTPELSLCGYPPRDLLLNPSFVAGMAITLKQLAIDLPPNLAVLVGTVSPNVKAHTTGGKSLFNSIALLEEGKIKQIFHKRLLPTYDVFDENRYFESGVQASYFTLDNLDIGVTICEDLWNDEDFLGKRSYAVNPVADLAILRVDIIVNLSASPYSLSKQQYRESMLKHSAVRFAQPIIYTNQVGGNDDLIFDGRSFALNRQGEIVCRANGFTTDLVMVEFDEAQRDLQLSSVAPAYQSEAEEIWQALVLGVRDYAQKCGFSKVVLGLSGGIDSALVAAIASVALGKENVLGVLMPSPYSSSHSVTDALALAENLGIQTTILKIGELMQGFDHTLADLFAGTEFGIAEENIQSRIRGNLLMAIANKFGYLLLSTGNKSEMAVGYCTLYGDMNGGLAVIADVPKTRVYSLCHWLNRHSEIIPQNILTKAPSAELKPGQLDQDSLPDYEILDDILQHLIHNHQSAAQIVAAGHDPVIVNRVIQMVARAEFKRRQAPPGLKITDRAFGTGWRMPIASNWAAVKNVYQTQTTPNPT; from the coding sequence ATGAAAATTACTATCGCTCAACTAAATCCTACCATTGGTGATTTACCCGGTAATGCTCAAAAAATTCTGTCAGCAGCCCAAGAAGCATCTGCTAAAGGTGCGCGTTTATTATTAACACCAGAACTTTCTTTGTGTGGCTATCCCCCAAGGGATTTATTACTAAATCCTAGTTTTGTAGCAGGGATGGCGATAACATTAAAACAACTAGCCATAGATTTACCACCTAATTTAGCTGTATTGGTAGGAACTGTTTCCCCAAATGTAAAAGCGCATACCACTGGCGGTAAAAGTTTATTTAATAGCATCGCTTTGTTAGAAGAAGGTAAAATTAAGCAAATTTTTCATAAGCGGCTTTTACCTACTTATGATGTCTTTGATGAAAACCGTTATTTTGAATCTGGTGTACAAGCTAGTTATTTCACTCTAGATAATCTTGATATTGGTGTCACTATTTGCGAAGATTTATGGAACGATGAAGACTTTTTAGGTAAACGTAGTTATGCAGTAAATCCCGTTGCTGATTTAGCAATTTTGCGGGTTGATATAATTGTCAATTTATCTGCTTCACCCTACAGTCTGAGTAAGCAGCAGTATCGCGAATCTATGCTGAAGCATAGCGCGGTACGTTTTGCACAACCGATAATTTATACTAATCAAGTCGGTGGAAATGACGATTTAATTTTTGATGGTCGCAGTTTTGCTTTGAATCGTCAAGGTGAAATTGTCTGTCGTGCTAATGGTTTTACCACTGATTTGGTGATGGTGGAATTTGATGAGGCGCAGCGAGATTTACAGTTGAGTTCTGTCGCACCTGCTTATCAGTCAGAAGCAGAGGAAATTTGGCAGGCTTTGGTGTTGGGAGTGCGAGACTATGCCCAAAAGTGTGGTTTTTCTAAAGTGGTGCTGGGTTTAAGTGGGGGAATTGATTCGGCTTTAGTCGCTGCGATCGCATCTGTAGCCCTTGGTAAAGAAAATGTCCTCGGTGTCCTCATGCCTTCTCCCTACAGTTCATCACATTCTGTCACCGATGCTTTGGCATTAGCGGAAAATTTGGGTATTCAAACCACTATCTTAAAGATAGGGGAATTAATGCAAGGGTTTGATCACACCTTAGCTGATTTGTTTGCTGGGACTGAATTTGGTATTGCTGAGGAGAATATCCAGTCCCGGATTCGCGGTAATTTATTGATGGCGATCGCCAACAAATTTGGTTATCTGCTATTATCCACTGGTAACAAGTCAGAAATGGCAGTAGGTTACTGCACCCTTTACGGTGATATGAATGGCGGGTTGGCTGTAATTGCTGATGTTCCCAAAACCCGTGTTTATTCACTTTGCCATTGGTTAAATCGCCATAGCGAAATTATTCCCCAAAATATTCTCACCAAAGCACCCAGCGCTGAACTCAAACCCGGTCAACTTGATCAAGATTCTCTACCAGACTACGAAATCTTAGACGATATCCTGCAACACCTGATCCATAACCACCAATCAGCAGCCCAAATTGTCGCCGCAGGCCATGATCCGGTAATTGTCAATCGAGTTATTCAGATGGTGGCGCGGGCTGAATTTAAACGCCGACAAGCACCCCCAGGATTAAAAATTACTGATCGCGCCTTTGGTACTGGTTGGCGAATGCCAATTGCCAGTAATTGGGCTGCTGTGAAAAATGTCTATCAGACTCAAACCACCCCTAACCCTACATGA
- a CDS encoding tetratricopeptide repeat protein — protein MYKRISLVVGVLFLGFSAVSIPSVAQAQVLMAQTTNPQLKRLFEEGERLVAANDYNGAIAIYQQAAQIEPKNAKIHSGIGYLYAQQGNFPPALASYRRAIAIDTNNSDFHYAVGYIKVNMGDTKGATQSYRRAIQLNRNHLNAYLGLGITQARMGDFTAANWAYQEAIKLNPNNAQTYEFMALMYKQRRQTAQANNVLQKARNLYQRRNDSAGVNRIDGMLRELGG, from the coding sequence GTGTACAAACGCATATCACTTGTAGTTGGTGTTCTGTTCTTAGGATTTAGTGCCGTTAGCATCCCCTCGGTGGCTCAGGCTCAGGTACTGATGGCGCAAACCACAAACCCCCAATTAAAGAGACTCTTTGAGGAAGGAGAGAGGCTGGTGGCTGCTAATGACTATAATGGGGCGATCGCCATTTATCAACAAGCTGCTCAGATCGAGCCAAAAAATGCTAAAATCCATTCTGGCATTGGCTACCTCTATGCCCAACAAGGAAATTTTCCCCCAGCCCTAGCTTCTTATCGTCGGGCGATCGCTATTGACACTAATAATAGTGATTTTCATTACGCTGTAGGTTACATCAAAGTTAATATGGGTGACACCAAAGGAGCGACACAATCTTACCGTCGCGCCATCCAGCTAAACCGTAACCATTTAAATGCTTATTTGGGATTAGGTATCACTCAAGCCCGGATGGGAGACTTTACAGCAGCTAATTGGGCTTACCAAGAAGCCATTAAACTTAATCCCAATAATGCCCAAACTTATGAGTTTATGGCTTTGATGTATAAACAGCGACGACAAACCGCACAAGCCAACAACGTGCTTCAGAAAGCCCGTAACTTGTATCAACGCCGAAATGACTCGGCGGGAGTGAACAGGATAGATGGGATGTTGCGGGAGTTAGGAGGCTAA
- a CDS encoding NUDIX hydrolase, which produces MPGRNHKKLPIPLNQQPLADFKVGVDNVIFSVDTAQNRLLVLLIMRQQEPFLNSWSFPGTLVRQGESLEDAAYRIMAEKIRVNNLYLEQLYTFGGPHRDPREATDSYGVRYLSVSYFALVRFEEAELIADKVSGIAWYPVKDVPQLAFDHNQVLAYGHRRLRNKLEYSPVAFDVLPASFTLNDLYQLYTTVLGDNFADYSNFRARLLKLGFLSDTGIKVSRGAGRPASLYKFDAEAFAPLKDKPLVFI; this is translated from the coding sequence ATGCCAGGACGCAACCACAAAAAGTTACCAATTCCACTAAATCAACAACCTTTAGCCGATTTTAAGGTTGGTGTTGATAATGTCATTTTTTCTGTAGATACCGCCCAAAATCGGCTGCTAGTTCTGTTAATCATGCGACAGCAGGAACCATTTTTAAATTCTTGGAGTTTTCCCGGTACTTTGGTACGTCAAGGAGAATCTTTAGAAGATGCTGCCTATCGGATTATGGCAGAGAAAATTCGCGTGAATAATCTCTATTTAGAACAGTTATATACCTTTGGCGGTCCCCATCGTGACCCACGAGAAGCTACTGATAGTTATGGTGTACGTTATCTATCTGTTAGTTACTTTGCTCTGGTGAGATTTGAGGAAGCAGAATTAATTGCTGATAAAGTCTCTGGTATTGCTTGGTATCCAGTTAAAGATGTTCCGCAATTAGCTTTTGATCATAATCAAGTTTTGGCTTATGGACACAGACGTTTACGAAATAAGTTAGAGTATAGTCCGGTGGCTTTTGATGTTTTGCCAGCCAGCTTTACATTAAATGATTTGTATCAGTTATACACCACAGTTTTAGGCGACAATTTCGCCGATTATTCTAACTTTCGGGCGCGGTTACTGAAGTTAGGTTTTTTGTCCGATACCGGAATCAAAGTTTCACGGGGTGCTGGTCGTCCGGCTAGTTTATATAAGTTTGATGCTGAGGCTTTTGCGCCTTTGAAAGATAAACCTTTAGTATTTATTTGA
- a CDS encoding nicotinate-nucleotide adenylyltransferase, whose protein sequence is MRIALFGTSADPPTAGHQKILRWLSECYDWVAVWAADNPFKSHQTPLSHRAAMLQLLITDIDTPRQNIALEQDLSSFRTLETLEKAKSRWGEDAEFTLVIGSDLLHQLPRWYRIEDLLQQVQLLVVPRPGYAIDEYSLEAVQNLGGKIAIASLTGIDVSSTAYREHGDTQALTPPIVAYIHQEHLYKCQDATTKSYQFH, encoded by the coding sequence ATGAGAATTGCTTTGTTTGGTACTAGTGCTGACCCGCCGACGGCTGGACATCAAAAAATTCTCAGATGGTTATCTGAGTGTTATGATTGGGTGGCAGTTTGGGCGGCTGATAATCCTTTTAAGTCTCATCAAACACCTTTGTCACATCGGGCGGCTATGCTGCAATTGTTGATTACGGATATTGATACGCCACGGCAGAATATTGCTTTGGAACAGGATTTGAGTAGTTTCAGAACTCTGGAAACTCTGGAAAAAGCTAAGTCTCGCTGGGGTGAGGATGCTGAGTTTACTTTGGTGATTGGTTCTGATTTATTGCATCAGTTACCGCGCTGGTATCGCATTGAAGATTTGTTACAGCAGGTGCAACTCCTCGTTGTGCCACGACCAGGATATGCCATAGATGAGTATAGCTTGGAGGCGGTGCAAAATCTGGGCGGGAAGATTGCGATCGCTAGTTTAACTGGTATCGATGTTTCTTCCACCGCCTATCGTGAACATGGAGATACTCAAGCCCTTACTCCCCCAATTGTCGCTTATATTCATCAAGAGCATTTGTACAAATGCCAGGACGCAACCACAAAAAGTTACCAATTCCACTAA